CCGGAAAGGGAGGTGCAGGTTCGGTACATTTTCTCCGCAGCCGGATGAATCCCAGAGGCGGACCTGATGGCGGCAATGGCGGGAGAGGCGGACATATTATCCTTATGGGTAATAAGCAGCTCTGGACATTATTACATCTGAAGTACACCAAGCATGTAAAGGCAGGTCATGGCGGCAATGGCAGAGGCCAGCTGATGACTGGCGCCGACGGGAAAGATGCCATCCTGGAAGTGCCCCTGGGCACTGTGGCACGTAATGCTGACACAGGCGAATTTGAGTTCGAGATCACCCATGACGGCGAAACGCATATCCTGGTGCAGGGCGGCAGGGGCGGACTGGGTAATGATCACTTCAAATCAGCCACCCACCAGACACCACGTTTTGCCCAACCCGGTGAACCGGCTATTGAAGCAGCAAAAATACTGGAACTCAAACTGCTTGCCGATGTCGGACTTGTCGGTTTCCCCAATGCCGGAAAATCTACATTGTTATCTGTCATTTCTGCTGCCAAACCCGAAATAGCCGATTATCCCTTTACCACTCTTCAACCTAACCTCGGCATCGTCAGTTATCACGATTATAAGTCATTCGTCGTGGCTGATATACCCGGTATCATTGAAGGAGCCCATGAAGGCAAAGGTCTTGGACTGCGTTTCCTCCGGCATATTGAACGGAATTCCTTACTCCTGTTTATGGTGCCGGCCGATAGCAGTGACATCAAAAAGGAATATGACATTCTGGTTAATGAATTGAAGCAGTATAATCCGGAATTGCTCGATAAAGCGAGAATTCTGGCCATAACCAAATCGGACCTGCTCGACGA
The nucleotide sequence above comes from Bacteroidota bacterium. Encoded proteins:
- the obgE gene encoding GTPase ObgE — translated: MGSSNFVDYVKLFCLSGKGGAGSVHFLRSRMNPRGGPDGGNGGRGGHIILMGNKQLWTLLHLKYTKHVKAGHGGNGRGQLMTGADGKDAILEVPLGTVARNADTGEFEFEITHDGETHILVQGGRGGLGNDHFKSATHQTPRFAQPGEPAIEAAKILELKLLADVGLVGFPNAGKSTLLSVISAAKPEIADYPFTTLQPNLGIVSYHDYKSFVVADIPGIIEGAHEGKGLGLRFLRHIERNSLLLFMVPADSSDIKKEYDILVNELKQYNPELLDKARILAITKSDLLDDELIGEMKKELPNIPWVFISSFTKRGLEKLKDMIWTELNK